The Acidobacteriota bacterium sequence CCACTGCCAGCCGATGAAGAACTCAAGGAAGAGTATTCGAATTACCTGATGGAGAAGTATCGTTGATGCGGATCTTACTGGACGCAAATGTGCTCTTAGATCTTTTTCTTGCACGCTCGCCCTGGGACGAAGATGCACGAATGATTTGGGATCTTCATTTATCTGGCCATGTTGAGGCTTTTGTCTGTGCCATCACGCCTGATAATCTTCATTACATAATTCGAAAAGAAAAAGCCAAACAGGTAGGTCCTGACTCTTCTCAACAACATGTATCGCTTCAGTTTGCACATCAGGTGATTTCAGATGTGGTCACAACTTTGCTGGTCGCCCCGGTTGATAAATCCGTTTTGCAAGCTGCCGTTGCTTTAAACTGGAAAGATTTTGAAGACGCCATTCACAGTGTCTGTGCAACGGAAATGGCTTTAGACGCGATTGTCACTCGCAATAAGAAGGATTTTTAGTCACCCTCTGTACAAATTTTTCAGCCAGGCGAGTTTCTGAACTTCCTGGCCAGTCAGTACCCTGAACCACCACCGAACCAATAAGTTACCTCATAAGTACCTTACCGAAAATTTCCAGACATTTTAACCACGAAAAACACGAAAAATACGAAAAAGATCAACCACTTACCAAACCCAATATCTCAGGAAACTTATGATAAGGTACTTAGGGAGTCGGATGGAAATATCATACCACCAGGGTTCAGGGTTCAGGGTTCAGGGTTCAGGGCCAGATACTCCACGTTGAGTGGTACCCGCCAGTTCCCCAGTCTTCATCTTGAGTCGGATCAGTCAACTCATCGCCGAAACCCTGAACCCTGAACCCTGAACCCGATTTCAGTGGGTAATGTTGGTGACTTTGATTTCTTGCTTGATGATTTTCTGACGGGCAGCATCCACTTCGTCAATGACTGTTTGGGGAATTAGCTTCTGATTGTATTGATCGAGGGCAAACGTAATGCCATCGTTTTGGAGTCCGTAGGAGTGAATTCCGGCTTTGAATTTCTTTTCGACGACTTCTTTGACCGTGCTGTACACGGCGACATCAACGCGTTTGACCATACTGGTCAGGATAATGCCCGGCTTCATCCAGTTTTGATTTGAATCAACGCCAATGGCAAAGTGGTTGACTTCTTCAGCCGCATCAAAGACGCCAATCCCCGAGTTTCCAGCCGCCTGAAAGACAATATCCGCCCCTTTGTCAAACTGTGCTTTGGCTAACTCTTTGCCTTTGCCGGGGTTGTTCCAGGCCGCGTCGTTGATGCCGACAAAGTTTTCATAGACTTCGCACTTTGGATTGACATAGTGGATGCCTTCTTCATACCCCTTGGCAAATTTGCGGATCAACGGAATATCCATACCGCCAACAAACCCAATCTTGTTGGTTTTGGTGGTTCGCGCGGCAATCATTCCCACCAGGAAGCAGCCTTCGTGTTCGTCAAAGACCAGGGAGGCCACGTTGGGCAGTTCAATCACTGAATCCACAATCGCAAAGTTCAAATTCGGATAGTCTTTGGCGACGCTTTCCATAATCGGTGATTGGGCAAACCCGATGCCGATGATCAGGTCATATCCACGTT is a genomic window containing:
- a CDS encoding BMP family ABC transporter substrate-binding protein — translated: MRRLIILVLLSSLFLGLACKTGPSPEEAGKIRVGIVFDIGGKDDKSFNAAAWEGVKRAAKDFPIVLRDVEPGEPTSLEPSMRAFAERGYDLIIGIGFAQSPIMESVAKDYPNLNFAIVDSVIELPNVASLVFDEHEGCFLVGMIAARTTKTNKIGFVGGMDIPLIRKFAKGYEEGIHYVNPKCEVYENFVGINDAAWNNPGKGKELAKAQFDKGADIVFQAAGNSGIGVFDAAEEVNHFAIGVDSNQNWMKPGIILTSMVKRVDVAVYSTVKEVVEKKFKAGIHSYGLQNDGITFALDQYNQKLIPQTVIDEVDAARQKIIKQEIKVTNITH
- a CDS encoding PIN domain-containing protein, whose translation is MRILLDANVLLDLFLARSPWDEDARMIWDLHLSGHVEAFVCAITPDNLHYIIRKEKAKQVGPDSSQQHVSLQFAHQVISDVVTTLLVAPVDKSVLQAAVALNWKDFEDAIHSVCATEMALDAIVTRNKKDF